The genomic DNA AGTTGGAACAATACTTTGAAGCAGAAGGGATAGGTGAATATGCTAAAGTTCGAGTGGTTATGTTGTATTTAGAGGGAAAGGCATTGGACTGGCATCATTTTTTTGTACATAGACACGGGGGACTGCATCAGTTAACTTGGGAGATGTATGCTACGGGTCTTAGAGAGCATTTTGGATCTGAATCCTTCCTTGATCCCATGACCGAGATGGTAACCCTTAAGCAACATGGATCTGTCGACCAGTTCTATGATGGATTCCTTAGTTTGCTGAATCAGTTGAGCTTACCTGAACCTTATGCCTTAAGCATATTCATCAAGCAATTTGAAACCTGAAATAGGGTAGTATCTTAGATTGTTTAAGCCTCAAACACTAACGGAGGGTTATAACTTGGCTCGACAAGTGGAAAATATTGTGTTAGGAACTGTTAAAAAAGGGTTTATGGCTAGTAGTGGGAGTAATTCATCGAAGCCTTTATTTCCTAATTCGAGGGTGCAACAGGGATTGGGAAACTCAAGTTCAGTAGGGGGTCAGGGAACAGTAGCTTAGGACAATGAATTCCATCTAAATCCTTGTCCCAAGCTGAGATGGAGGATTGGAGGAAGAAGGGTCTTTGTTTTTGGTGTGGTTCGAAGTACTCACCTAGTCACAATTTTAAGTCTCAATTGTGCCAACTTGTTGTTGAGCCAGTCTGGGAACATGGTTCTGATATGAAGAGTTCTTCTTTTGAAGAATTCCTGGATTATTCTAAGCAGTTGGACATAGCGGATCAGGTTCCTGGTAGTCCGGTGTTGTCATTACATGCTCTTCAAGGGTTGCAGGGCCATAATACGATGCGATTTACAGCTATTGTTGGTAACACAGAAGTGATTGTGTTGGTGGATTCTGGAAGCATGCACAATTTCATGGATCTCAGGATGGCTAAAAGGTTGAACTTGGTGGTTGAATCTGGAAGCATTTTGAGGGTGATGGTAGCTAACGGGGTTCGATTGTCTACTCAGGGATTGTGCAGGGCAGTTGCTTGGAAAGCACAAGGGTATAAATTTACCACTGATTTTTTTATTCTAGCAGTGAGGGGATTCGACTTGGTGCTTGGTATTCATTGGTTATTATCCCTTGGTCCGATCATATGAAATTTCTCCAACTTGACCATGCAGTTCACTCATATGGAGCAGACTTGTAGATTGCAAGGAATAGTACCTGGTTCGTTACAAATTGTTTCCAGTAATCAAATCTCCAAATGTTTGAGTTTAGTAGGTACTGGATCATGTCTTATGCTATTGACTCCTGGTGATCAGACCACTCTTACTCTGTAACCAACTCAAGTGCCAACTGATTTGTAAGGTCTCCTCGATGAATTTGAGGATATTTTCTAAACTCCTATTGATCTACCGCCTCCTAGGCTTCACGACCACCAGATTCTTTTGGTAGATGAGTCTAAAATAATTAATGTGCAACCTTATCGATATCCGGCAGTCCAGAAAATTGAAATAGAGAAGTTGATACAAGAAATGTTGCATGCTGGAATCATTCGAGACAGCAACAGTCTGTTTGCATCTCCTGTAGTGATGGTCAAGAAAAAGGATGGCAGTTGGCGGTTGTGTATCGACTATAGGCAACTTAACCAACTGACCATCAAGGATCGATTTCCAATCCCGATTATTGAAGAGCTTTTGGATTAGTTGGGACAAAcgaattttttttccaaattagaTTTGCGTTCGGGCTGCCATCAGATTCGAATGTGGGAGCCGGATGTGTATAAAAGGCTTTCAAAACACATACtggtcattatgaattcttgGTCATGCCATTTGGCCTGACCAATGCTCCTTCCAGCTTCCAATCTTTAAGGAATTCCGTTTTTCGAACTTTTTTGCGATGATCGGTACTTGTCTTCTTCGATGATATCCTTGTGTATTCACAAAAGTGGGCTGATCATTTGACTCATCTACATGAAGTGCTCCAAGTATTACGTTCTCATCAACTTTATGCCAAGCGTTCTAAATGCATTTTTGGAGCTACTCAGGTGGAGTACCTTGGCCATATTATATCACAATGGGTTGTTAGTATGGACCGCACCAAGGTGGCTGGTGTTCTGGATTGGCCTTCTCCCAAGTCAATTAAGGAGTTGCGAGGTTTTCTTGGTCTGTCCGGGTATTATAGGCATTTTATTAAAGGATATGGCTTATTAGCCAAACCTCTTACTGCTTTATTAAAGAAAGACGTTTCCTGGCAGTGGACCAACTTAGAGCAGACAGCCTTCGACCAACTCAAAGCCGCCATTTGTCAAGCACCAGTTCTTGCCTTACCAAACTTCCGGGAACCTTTTTGTGTTGAGACGGATGCCAGTGGCCAAGGGATGGGAGCTGTTTTACAGCAAAATGGCAAACCAGTGGCTTATTTTAGCAAGGCCTTGGGAGTCAAATATCAGGCTTTATCTATCTATGATAAGGAGATGCTTGCTGTGTTATTAGCAGTTAAGAAATGACACCCCTATTTGATTGGTAGGCATTTCTTCATAAAAATCGACCATCAAAGTTTAAAGTTCCTCTCTGAACAGCAAGCGATCACACCGTATCAACAAAAATGGGTTGCAAAGATGCTCAGGTACGATTATTCGATCTCTTATCGCACAGGGGCTTAGAATACTGTAGCTGATGCTTTGTCTCGACAACCCCATGATCTCACTCATCAACTGTTTCAATGTGAAGGCTGTGTGGACTCTTCCTGGTCCGAGCTATGGGACCGTATTGCTGCTTCTTATGCACTGAACCAGAAACTTTCTCAGTTATGTCAGGATGTTCGAACACACCCTCAGCTGCATCCTAAATATTCTTGGGACAGCACCTTCCTTCGCAGATTGGGAAAAGTCATGGTCGGCGATGATCTCCAGCTTCGCAAAGACATCTTTGGTCTTTTTCATGATAGTGCCTTGGGAGGTCATTTGGGCATCCATGCGACTCGTCATCGAATTTCCGCGTGCTTTACTGGAAGGGACTTTCCAAAAATGTTAAACATTGGGTTCGCGAGTGTGTTGTTTGCCAGCGTTGCAAAGCTGATAACTCCGCTTCCCCTGGCCTTTTGCAACCTTTACCAATTCCCGATCGTGCTTGGTCGGTCATTAGCCTCGATTTCATTGAAAGGTTGCCTTTGTCCTAGGGTAAGTTTGTCATATTGGTAGTGGTTGATCGTTTAACCAAATATGGTCACTTTGTTGCTCTGGCCCATCCCTTTACTGCTCTTACCGTGGCTCATGAGTATCTTCACAACATCTACAAGTCGCATGCCATACTGGACTCGATCGTGTCTGATAGAGATCGTATATTTTTGAGCAACTTTTGGCAGGAACTGCTTCGCCATTTAGGTGCCAAACTTAAGTTGTCCACTGCctaccatccccaaactgatggtcaagaCAGAAATCCTCAACAAGTGCTTAGAGAGTTATTTGCGGTGTATGACGGGTGAAAAACCTTCTGCGTGGGCGTCGTGGCTCTCCTTGGTTGAGTGGTGGTATAATACTACTTACCATTCTGCTATTCAGACTACTCCCTATGAAGCTCTTTATGGACAAGATCCCCCTCTTCATTTACCCTACTTGGTAGGTGCTTCTCCTGTTGCTATTGTCGATCGAAACTTTACAGCATAGGGAGGTTCTCCGTCAGGTTTTGAAGTTTCATCTTAATCGAGCTCAAGACCGCATGAAACAGATGGCTGACAAACGTCGCTCGGAACGCGAGTTTCAGGTGGGCGATTTGGGGTATTTGAAGTTGCAACCCTATCGCTAACATTCTCTTCGCAAGTTCAGGAATCAGAAGTTGTCTCCTCGATATTTTAGGCCTTTTCCTAAGGAAGCTCGTGTTGGTCAAGTTGCCTACAAACTCTCGTTACCACCTACTGCCCGTATCCATTCCACTTTCCATGTTTCCCAATTGAAGAAACATATTGGCTCGGCAGTGTGTGTTTCTTCTCTGCCTCCTGTGGGGTCTGATGGGGCTCTTCTTAAGATACCTATCCGCATTTTGGATCGTCGCATGGCTAAACAGGGCAACCATGCTACTGTGGAGGTTCTTGTTGAATGGGCGGACACTTTTCCCGAGGATTCTACTTGGGAGAATTTACAGGATCTTCAACGACGTTTTCCAACGTTTGATCCTTGAGGACAAAAATCTTCTTTCTGGGGCGGGGTATTTGTTATGGAATGGTTTTATGAATTTCATATTTTTGTTGTTTCTGTTATTTTTGTTCTGAACGCTGCGTTTACTTCTGTTTTCATTTTAGCTATACGATGCATTTTACGTATTAGTAAAACGATGTGTTTAGTCTATTGTATCTGTTACTTGGTTTCCTTTTATACTTGTAGTTGCAAGCCAAGAGATGgttatgaaatttgaaaaccAGAGTATtcagatcttcttcttcttttctctctcgattccttttcttttcttttctgttaTTTCTTCATTTTGTTTAGATTTGTTCCGTGACATTTAAGCGCGAGGGAGATCGAAAATTGCTGCGCCAACATTGTTCCTTTGGTGGCTGAAGGTCGATGTGGTAGCCACAGTCTCTTCCCTCTAGTTGCCGGTTCTTCTGTAACCCATGGTGGGCGTTGGTGCAGCATGGCCTTCTACCGGAGGTGTTACGTTCCGGCGATAAGTACATGTGCCTGGACTTTTTGACCTCCCGTGGCAATCTCCTCCCCCgacttcttttgttttctttgagttttctttttgtgcgTCCCAAATGTATGTACCATTTCTAAAGCTacatgttaaaaataaaattaaaactaaaattaaatgaTGTGAATGCATAATTTTCCCTTTCATCGTTCAAGAGTGAAGGCTGTTCATGGTTCCTTGAATCATTCCTTATCTCGGAAGATAAATTAAATGGCTATTAAAAATGGAATATCATTTTTAGATGATTTCGGGTAACGTATGGTCTCATCTGGACCTTCACATGAAAAATATGATAATAGAGATGTCTTTCAAGAACAATTGGGCTTTGCCGATGTTCATGTATATTGGCATTTGGGAAGGGCTATGGCTTAATCAAACCATAGTCTAGTAATTCAATGATGTTCAATGATGTTCATGGATATTGGCTTAATCAAGGACGGTTCGCGAATGAAGCAACGGTTAAAGGAACACCACAAACTAACCAATAGAACATGAATAAAATGGTTTACAAAGCACCCAATTGTTCAATGATGTTCATGAATCCAGCACACCAAATCAAATAGGGTCTTAATATAGAAGTCTTCTACCTTCTCCAGTTCCCCTAATGCACAATTTATGTTCATAACaacaaattatgaaattaaaagaaaaaaaaaagggaaaagaggaagGTCTATAGCTATAAAACACAGTTCATCAAGACTAACATTGTCAAATAGTCTAGACCGGTCTCTTTGCAGTACCAGCAAGAAGGTTTACTTCATCTCTTGTTCTGCTTTTTTTCTTGTTCACTATTCGTCGCATGAATTGACATTGGATGCTGGGTCATTGTTGTTCACTGTTTGTCGCACAAATTGACCTCTGATGCGAGGTCGTTGTTCTGCTAGTCGTTTCCTGCTTTGGTACCTAACCTGAAAAAAAAGGGAGTATTAAGAAAAGTTACTCTTGAGATCCCGAAATTAGTCAGCTCGAAGTGTTAAAACAAAACCAAACAAACAAAGAGGTGCAACCAATTCCCATACAGTAGGAAGATGTCTCGATGAGATAGAAAGAAAATAGTTTCAGTCAAAATGGAAACAAAATATTGTGTTTACATAATTCTCATGCATCTAATATGTGCATGTCAGAAATATATGGCATGATGTGCTGGTGGCTTGAAGATTTTTAAGTAGAAATTGACTAACTAGAATATTATTAAACTGCTCGATGTAAGCTACCTTTTTTTGGAAGCATCTCTCTTTCCTTTTCTGGCGAAATTTGGTCAAAGCAGCTTCCCTATGAGCAGACTTGCTCTGGTCTGCTTTGCTCCCACTACCACTACCACTGCCGCTTCCACTCCCACTCCCACTCCCACTCCCGCTTGCATCACCACTTCCACTTTTCCCAGCTATTCCATTATCacttaccattttgtccctaCAGTATTGACTGCATTGCTACTTCCATTTGGCCCATTGCTTCCATGGTTACTACCTGAGGCACTTCCATTGACACTGTAGTTGGCAACATTTCCTTCAACCAGCCCACCCAACACATTTGATGATCCACAAAGAGGAGCATCTGCAGCCAATTTTTTCAAAGATAAATCATCATGTTCTGGTGGCTGCCGCTGCTGCTGCTTTTGCATACCATGAGTAAGATGGTGATGTTGATCATAATGGTTTGAGGGATGTAGCATTTGCAGTTCGTGGTGAATGCCTCTAGCTTGAGCCAGTTCTGCTGTAGTAGTTACATCATCAGCCTTGTCAAATACAACTTTTTGAGTAGCACTTAAAAGATCATTTTTCATTGGCTGGAAAATAGATGATGGGTGCAAAGATCTGACAGTGGATGATGCAGCTGACTTATTCTTATCAACTGCTGCTTTGGCAAAAGCATTGTTAGTTGTGGAGCCCATATCAATGTTATTGCTACCGACATTTGAGCTTTGATTGGGAAGGTCATTAACCAAATGAGATTGGTTATCGCATACTGATCCTTTTCTTGTCAATTCTAAATTACTATCAAGTGCAGACGAGCTTCCAATGTTGACAACGGAACCTTATTTGCATTTGATGCAGTATTATACCTGCAGGTAATACACATAATTGTCAGAACAAATCAGAATTCAACAAATCACAACAGAGTACTTTTTGTGGGATTCACTGAAGTTGATGCTCCAATGCATTAGTCTCTACTTCATACCTTGAGAATGCTGAAGAGTCTGATCGTCTCAAAACATTCCGCTCATCCCTAACTACAGTCCCAGCATCTTTAACACCTCTAATTCTCTTCAACCCAAGTTCAACAGATGGTGCttctttagaatcattgatggtTTTATCATTGCCATCTGGGATCTTGGAAAGCCTGTTTGAATCCTCATTCTCTGCAATTTCCTTCTTAAGATCAGTAGTCTTAGATGTAATTCCAGTTTGATTAGCAGCCTCAGATTTTTGTTTGTTTGATGGGCTTTCACTATTGAGGTCCAGCTGCCTTTTCCCAATCTGTTCACTGAATTTACTGGAGCTCATATCAAGCAGGTTAATCTGTTTAGCTCCAACTGTTCTCATTGGGACCTCAACTGGACACTCTAGTTGTAAATCTAAATTTCTAGCCATGCCTATATCCAGGTCCTTACCCACTGCAACATTGTCTGCAATAGAAAGGATCAATAAGGCTAAAAGAAGAGAAGAGAGACAAGGCAGTTCTGCCATTAAAAGAAAGAAAGTTAAAAAGGCACTCAAAGATTAAAGATGTTGCCCAGCATGGTATGCTTCAAGCTGAGGGTGTAATGAGACACTGCCTGCAAGCTACTTGGGTTCCACTCAACAAAAGATTGAATTCAGTTTGGTCATTGTTGAGCAGAACTCAAGCTCGGCAACTCAAGC from Gossypium arboreum isolate Shixiya-1 chromosome 9, ASM2569848v2, whole genome shotgun sequence includes the following:
- the LOC108456892 gene encoding LOW QUALITY PROTEIN: two-component response regulator-like APRR7 (The sequence of the model RefSeq protein was modified relative to this genomic sequence to represent the inferred CDS: inserted 3 bases in 3 codons), translated to MNVDGDGDKGLREQNHRLYDGSKRTTNGVVAEEHVMLEDVKVNKIAQNVKDGHVGAVQAPAMRQIAQQQSQNAMCYWQRFLHLTTVTVLLVENDDSTRHVVTALLRNCCYDVVEAANVLQAWKILEDLTNHIDLILAEVGMPSLSGLVLLSKIMSHKTRKNVPVIMMSSQDSMNLVFKCLSKGAVDFLVKPIRKNELKNLWQHVWRRCHSSSGSGSESGTQXQKSVRSKSVEKSDNNSGSNDEENNGSIGLNIGDGSDDGSGTQNSWTKQAIEVDSPRLVSPPDQVAECPDSTCAQVVHSNAELSGKKWVPVAAAKGCQEQDEQLDNVAVGKDLDIGMARNLDLQLECPVEVPMRTVGAKQINLLDMSSSKFSEQIGKRQLDLNSESPSNKQKSEAANQTGITSKTTDLKKEIAENEDSNRLSKIPDGNDKTINDSKEAPSVELGLKRIRGVKDAGTVVRDERNVLRRSDSSAFSRYNTASNANKVPXVNIGSSSALDSNLELTRKGSVCDNQSHLVNDLPNQSSNVGSNNIDMGSTTNNAFAKAAVDKNKSAASSTADDVTTTAELAQARGIHHELQMLHPSNHYDQHHHLTHGMQKQQQRQPPEHDDLSLKKLAADAPLCGSSNVLGGLVEGNVANYSVNGSASGSNHGSNGPNGSSNAVNTVGXKMVSDNGIAGKSGSGDASGSGSGSGSGSGSGSGSGSKADQSKSAHREAALTKFRQKRKERCFQKKVRYQSRKRLAEQRPRIRGQFVRQTVNNNDPASNVNSCDE